The genomic interval CTGCACGGTGGCGGGATCGGCGGCGGCGAGCGGGTGATCCCCGACGACGCGATCGGCACCGGTAAGGATGTCGACCGGCTGCTCGGTGAACTGCGGCAGTTGATGCTGCTCAACGGCGCCGTGCTGCTCGCCATCACGCTGGGGCTCGCCGGCATCGCGCTGCTGGTCCGGCGCCGCACCCGCTGACCGGAGCAGCCCGCCGGGTCAGGGGCAGCGAGAGCAGCGGCAGGGGCTCAGCACCAGCGGCGTGGCGGACGGTCACGCCGGACGGAGCGCCGCGACGGGCGTACGGCCCCGTGCCGGTGCGCCCCGGCCCAGCCCGGCAGATCGGTCTGACAGCCCGGCGTACGCTGGCTCGCCGGCTCGGGCGGCGTGCCCGGCGCCGCGCCCGGCTCGCCCGGCCCGCTGGTGGCACCGGCCGGCCGGCCCCGCTCGTCGCCGTCCGGTCGGCCCCGGTCGTCAGGGTCCGGTCGGCCCCGGTCGTCGCCGGCCGGTCTGCCCCGGTCGTCGCCGTCGGGCTCGCCGGGGCGGGGGCGGGGAATCAGCCTCGACCGGTCGCCCAGCCGCCCCGGTTCGGTCGCGGCATGCTCCGCGCCACCGGCGTCGGAGGCCAGCACGGCGCCCTCCCCCGGCTGGCCCGGCCGCGCCATCCCGACCTGGTCGTCCGCTGCCGTCGGTCCGGCCGGACGCGCTCCGGTCCGCGCCGCCGCCGGGCGGGTCGACCCGGGCGGGTCGACCGGCTCGGCGGCCGACAGCCGATCCACCGGCTCCGCGCCGGGCCGGTTGGGCGTCGCGTCGAGCGGGCCGGCCGGCAGCCCGGCACTGGCACCACAGACCCAGCGGAACCGACCGACCGGGCCGAGCGGGGGCAGCGGCCCACGATCGCCAAGCAGCGAGTCCTGCTCGTCCTCCGAACAGCCACGCTCGGCGTCATGCGCCATCCAGGCCTCCTCACACACACTCGCCGCCGGGTGGGCGGTCGCCCCGGCGCGCGGCACCCACGCGGTTGACGGTGAGCCAGTGCGGGAAAGCGCATCACCGGGACCTTGTCACCGTACTGGTCCCCGACGACGAGTTCGACGTCGCCGTGGCGAGAAACTGCTGCATTCCGCTGGTGTGGAAGATCCAGGTCACGAACCGGTTAACCTCTGGCCGGCGGTGACTCCGGCTCGGCGGGCTTGGGAAAGACGGTCGCCCAGACCGGGAAGGCGACGAGCCAGATCACCATCGCCACGCTCAGCCGCGCGATCCAGGCCAGCAGCTCGGCGGTGCGGTCCAGGTCGCCGACCATGAGGATGCCGAGGCCGAGCAGACCGCAGGCGATGGCCCAGCCGAGCAGCCCCTTACCCCACTCCCGCCACTCGTAGCGGGCCCGGGCCCGGCCGCCGCTGGGCGGCTTCCACGGCGGCGGCCCGCCCGCGAACCGGTGCGCGAACCGCTGGTCGGCCCAGCGGATCATGCTGTGCCCGAAGGCGACCGAGAAGCCGAGGTACGCCGCCGCGAGCCCGTGCGTGAAGTTGGCGGTGGCACCGGCGCGCAGGTCGATCACGGTGGCGACCAGGATCACAAGATCGATCAACGGCGTACCGAGCAGCAGCAGCGCGCCGAGCCGGGGCATCCGGAGCGGATAGCGCGCGATCAGGCCGGCACCGAGCAGTACCCAGAACCCGATCTCGCCCGCGGCGATCACCGCCAGCATGCCGTACCCCCGATCCTCACCCGGCCGCCACCCGCCCGGTCACTGTCACCAGTCTCGGCAGCGCGGCGGGCCGGGACCTCGGTACCGATACCGAGATCCGGGTCCGCCGAAAGAGGTACGCGTACACCCTTCGACGGACCCCGGCCGGGGCCGCCTCGTCGTCGGGGCCGACGGGAACGGCCCGCCGGTGTGATGGGATCGAGGGGTGACCGCACGGCTGCGCCTGGAACGCGGGTCCCTGTCCCGGGACATCGCGCTGGCGTCCGCGTCCCTGGCCGGCGGGCTGCTGATGATGGCGCTCGGGGTCTACCACCCGCTCAACCCCGGCCTGCTGGACGCCTCGCCGGGTCTCACCGTCGGCACCCTCGCCGTGACCTGCCTGGCCGTGGCGCTGCGCCGGGTGGCGACCCGGCTCGGGCTGGCGCTGGGCACCGTCGCCGTCGTCGTCGACCTCCTGCACGGACCGTCGCTGGGCACCACGCTGGTCTACACCCAGGTGCTCTTCGACTCCTGCGTCTACGGGTCGGCGCGGCTCTGGCGCCGGCTGCTCCAGGTCAACCTGGCACTCACCGGCCTTGCCGCGCTGGTCGGGGTCCTGCTGGCCACCCCGGCCTGGCAGGGCATCGGGTTGGCGATCCCGGTGGTGCTGATCGGGGTACTGCCGGTGGTCAGCGGCATCGGCGTCCGGCAGTACCGCGACCAGGCCGCCGCCGAACGCGCCCGGGCCGAGCAGACCGCCCGGCTGGCCGAACTCGACCGGCGCCAGGCGGTGGCGGCGGAGCGGAGCCGGATGGCCCGGGAACTGCACGACGTGGTCGCCAACCACCTGAGCGCGGTCGCCATCCACGCCACCGCGGCGCTCTCGGTCTCCGGGCTGGACCGGGCCCAGCTCGACCAGGCGCTGCGGGTGATCCGGGAGAACAGCGTGCAGGGGCTCGCCGAGATGCGGCAGATGATCGGCCTGCTCCGGGAACCGGCCGACCCCGGATCGGTCCCGACCGGCGCCGAGCCCGCTCCGCCCAGCCGTGACCCGGGCCGGCCGGCCGCCTCGGACGGGGGCGGGAGTTCCGCCTCGGGTGCCCGCTCCGGGGCCGGCGCGGAGTCGACCGGGGCACCGGCCCGGGGCGGCCTCCCCGGCACCGAACCGGCCCGGCTGGGCACGGGCGACGGTCCCGTCCGGGCCCGGCTCGCCGAGGTGGACCGGCTGGTCGGCCAGGCCCGGGACGCCGGCCTCCCGGTACGGTTCGAGACGACCGGCGAGGCACGCCCGCTGCCGGTCGGCGTGGACCTGGCCGCGTACCGGATCGTCCAGGAGTCGCTGACGAACGCGCTCAAGCACGGCGCCGGCCAGACCATCCTGACCATCTGCCACGAGCGCCGCTCGGTCAACCTCACCATCGTGAACCCGCTGGCCCGCTCCGGCGAGCCCCGGGGTGCCGGGGCCGCGGCCGGGGCCGGGCTGCCCGGGGCGGGTGCCGGCCTGATCGGGATGCGGGAGCGGGCCGCCCTGCTCGGCGGCCGGTTCGAGGCCGGCCCGCGCGGAGCGAACTGGCGGGTGCACGCGGAACTGCCGAACGCCGACTTCCCCGGCCCGCCGGCCCCGCCCACCGGGACGCCCGGGGCGGGCGACGCCGACGGGGAGACCGGCCGGCCGGCTGCGGCACCGACGGTCCGGCCGTGACCGGGCCGGACGCCGACCCGGCCGGCGGCGGGTCCACGGTGGCCGACCCGACCGGCGTCGACCGGCCCGGGACCGCCGACGCGACCGGGGCGGGCCGGGTGATCCGGGTGGTGGTCGCCGACGACCAGGACGCGGTGCGGGCCGGTCTGGTGCTGATCCTCGCCGGTACGCCCGGACTGGAGGTGGTCGGCGAGGCGGCCGACGGCGAGGAGGCGGTGGCGCTCTGCCGGCGGCTCCGGCCGGACGTGGCGGTGCTCGACGTCCGGATGCCCCGGCTCGACGGTGTCTCGGCAACCGGGGAGATCGTCGCCGAGCGGCTCGCCGACGTCCTCGTGCTGACCACGTTCGACCTCGACGAGTACGTCTTCGGCGCGCTCCGGGCCGGCGCCTCCGGGTTCCTGCTCAAGGACACCGACGCCACCGGGCTGGTCGACGCGGTGCGTACCGTCGCCCGGGGCGAGGGGATCATCGCACCGGCGGTGACCCGTCGGCTGATCAGCGCCTTCGCCGCCGCCGTACCGGCCACCCCGGCGACCGCCCGGGCGGCGTTGGCCGACCTGACGCCACGGGAACGGGACGTGCTGGCCTGTCTCGGCCTCGGGCTCTCCAACCAGCAGATCGCCGAGCGGTTGACGATGGCGGAGAGCACCACCAAGACGCACGTGAGCCGGATCCTCGGCAAGCTCGGCCTGCGCAGCCGGGTACAGGCGGCGATCCTCGCCCAGGAGCTGGCCCTGCCGCCACCGCCCTGACCTGCCCGCCCCCGTTGGCCGGGGATGGGGCCGGGTCTACCGGACGGCGCGGTCCGGACTGGCCTCGCGGAGCTGCGGAGTGCCGGCCGGGCGCCGCACCGCCCGGGCGGCCAGCGGGACGACGGCGAGCGCGAGCAGCCAGCCGCCGAGCACGTCGGTCGGCCAGTGCGCCAGCAGGGCCACCCGGGTCAGCCCGACGAAGGCCGCAAAGGCCACGGCCAGCCCGACGGTGAGCGCCCGGCCCGGTTTGCCGAGCCGGGACCAGAGCAGGAGTACGGCCACCAGCGCCGCCGCCGCCGCGTTGCTGGTGTGCCCGCTCGGAAACCCGTTGCTGGTGATCACGACGAAGCCGTTCTCCGGCCGGGGGTGGTACACCAGCCAGTGCATCAGCCCCCAGAGCACCGGGATCAGCACCGTCACCAGAGCACAGAACGCCGCCGGCCGGCGCCCGCCCCGGGCGGCCAGCCCCACCGTGACGGCCAGGCCGGCGACCAGGAACGGCACCGTGGCGGCGACGTCGGTGGCGATCCGCAGCACGTCGACGGTGCGGGGGCTGGCGTCGCCGTACCCCCGGAAGGCGTCGCTGACGGCGGCGTCGAAGCGGTCCAGCGGCGCCCAGCCGGCCACGGTCAGGGCGAGCAGCGCCAGGAAGCCGGCGAGCGCGAGCAGCGGGACGACCAGCGGCGGGCGGGCGACCATCGGGCCATGATGCCACGGCCGGTGGCGGCGTCCGGAGTTCCGCGTGGCACGCTGGGCCGATGGCGAGCGAGGCGGGTGACGGCGAACTGGCGGCCACGCTGCGCCGGATCGAGCGGGCGGCGGGCACGCTGGCCAGCGCCAGCGTCACCCGGATGGACGAGACCCTGCCCTGGTTCCGCGACCTGCCGGCCGAGCAGCGCTCCTGGGTGATGCTGGTCGCCCAGGCCGGCGTCCGGTCCCTGGTCGAGTGGCTGCGGTCGCGGCCGGCCGCCGACGGCCCCGGCGGCGCCGACGCCCTGGCGGACAGCCCCGACGAGGTCTTCGCCGCCGCGCCCCGGGCGCTGGCCCGGTCGATCAGCCTCCAGCAGACGGTGGCCCTGATCAAGGTGACCATCGACGTGGTGGAGGAACAGGTGCCGCACCTGGCGGCGCCGGGCGAGGAACGGCTGCTGCACGAGGCGGTGCTCAAGTTCTCCCGGGAGATCGCCTTCGCCGCCGCCCGGGTCTACGCGCGGGCCGCCGAGTCGCGCGGCTCCTGGGACGCCCGGCTCCAGGCGCTGCTGGTGGACGCGCTACTCCGGGGCGACTCCCCCGACGTGCTGGCCAGCCGGGCGGCGGCGCTGGGCTGGACCGACGCCCCGCCGGTGGCGGTGGCGGTGGGCCGCTCCCCGGGCGGCGAGGTCGCCGCCGTGCTGCACACCATCTACCGGGTCACCCGGCGACTCGGCCTGGAGATGATCGGCGGGGTGCACGGCGACCGGCTCGTCCTGGTACTCGGCGGCGCCACCGACCCGCTGGCCGCCACCGCGAAGATGCTCGCCGGCTTCGGCCCCGGCCCGGTGGTGGTCGGTCCGGCGGTACCGAGCCTGGACGCGGCGACCGACTCGGCCCGGGCGGCACTGGCCGGCTTCCGGGCCGCACCGGCCTGGCCGGCCGCACCCCGCCCGGTGGCCGCCGCCGACCTGCTCCCCGAGCGGGCCCTGGCCGGTGACCCGGAGGCCCGACGGGCGCTGCGCCAGGACGTCTACGCGGCGCTGGTCCGGGCCGGCGGCGAGTTGCTGGAGACCCTGGACGCGTTCTTCGCCGCCGGCGGGGTACTGGAGAGTGCCGCCCGGACCCTCTTCGTGCACCCGAACACCGTCCGGTACCGGCTGCGCCGGGTCGCCGATGTGACGGGATTCTCCCCGCTGACCGCCCGGGACGCCTTCGCGTTGCGGATGGCGCTGACGATCGGGCGGCTGGACCCGGCCGCCCCGGTCGGACCTGGGGCGGGACACTAACCCCGATTGGGACAGACGGAACGAGAAGTCCGTGATCGCCATGGATTTTTGTAGGGTCCTCACAAAGGTCGTAGTGCGGATTGGTACATCACGGCAACCGCGCCGGAGCGCTTGATCCAGGAGAGTCGTAAGCGTGCTCGCCGTACTCTCACCCGGCCAGGGTTCCCAGAAGCCCGGCTTCCTGACCCCGTGGCTCGACCTGCCCGGCACCGAGGCACGGCTGCGCTGGTGGTCCGCGCTGGCCGGCGTGGACCTCGTCCGGCTCGGCACCGAGGGCGACGCCGAGGAGATCCGGGACACCGCGCGTACCCAGCCGCTGCTGGTCGCCGCCGCCCTGCTCGCCGCCGAACAGCTTCCGATGCACGACGTGTCGGTCACCGCCGGGCACAGCGTCGGCGAACTGGCCGCGGCGGCACTGGCCGGCGTACTGAGCCCGGAGGCGGCGGTCACCCTGGCCGGCGTACGGGGCCGGGAGATGGCCGCCGCCTGTGCGCTCGAACCGACCGGGATGTCGGCGGTGATGGGCGGCGACCCGGAGGAGGTGCTGGAGGCACTGGCGGCACACGAGCTGCACCCGGCCAACTTCAACGGCGCCGGCCAGCTCGTGGTGGCCGGCGCGGTCGACCGGCTGGCCAAGTTCGCCGCCAACCCGCCCGCCGGCACCAAGGTGATCGCCCTCAAGGTGGCCGGCGCCTTCCACACCCCGTACATGGCACCGGCCGAGCGGGCCCTCGCCGCCGTCGCCGCCGGGATCGTCCCGGCCGACCCGACCCGGATCCTGCTCTCCAACGCCGACGGTGCCGCCGTCGGCCACGGCCGGGAGATGCGGCAGCGCCTGGTACGCCAGGTGACCGCCCCGGTCCGCTGGGACCTCTGCGTCCGCCGCCTCGTCGACCTCGGCGTCACCGCGGTGATCGAGCTGCCCCCGGCCGGCACCCTGGCCGGGCTGATCAAGCGGGAACTCAAGGGCACCGGGCAGGTCCCCGAGATCGTCACCCTGAACACCCCGGGCGACCTGGCCGCGGCCCGCGACCTGATCGCCCGGCACGGCACACCGTCCCGGCCCGCGCCCGCCGCGCGGTCCCGGGTGGTGGTGGCCGGCACCGCCGGCACCTTCGCTCCGGTCGAGGACCTCGCCGAGGGAGCCGCCATCGAGTCCGGGCAGGTCGTCGGCCACGTCACCACCCGGCAAGGCGCGGTCGAGGTCACCGCGCACGGCTCCGGCGTGCTCACCGAATGGCTCGCCCACCACGACGACCCGGTCGCCCCGGGCCAGCCCCTCGCCCGCATCGGAGGACAGCTTTCATGACCGGCCACCGTACCCCGGGCCACCGCTTGGCGGTGACCCGGTGAGCAGGATGATCGCGCTCGGCCACTACCAGCCGTCACGGGTCCTCAGCAACGACGACCTGGCCCAGATCGTCGACACCAACGACACCTGGATCCGCGACCGGGTCGGCATCGCCACCCGGCGGATCGCCGACACCGAGACCGTCGCCGACATGGCCGCCGCCGCGGCCGACAAGGCGCTGGCCAACTCGGGGCTGGCCGCCTCCGACATCGACCTCGTGGTGGTGGCCACCTGCTCGGCCGTGGACCGCAGCCCGAACACCGCCTGCCGGGTCGCCGCCAAGCTCGGCATCGACGCCCCGGGCGCGTTCGACATCAACACCGCCTGCTCCGGCTTCTCCTACGCGCTCGGCACCGTCGACCACGCGCTGCGGGCCGGCGCCTCCCGCAACGCCATCGTGATCGGCGCGGAGAAGCTCTCCGACTTCGTCGACTGGACCGACCGGTCGACCTGCATCCTCTTCGGCGACGCCGCCGGTGCCGCGGTACTCACCGCCACCGGGGAGGGCGAGCCGGACGGCATCGGGCCGGTGGTCTGGGGCTCGGTCCCGGAGCGCAGCGACGCGGTCCGGATCGAGGGCTGGCGCCCGTACATCCAGCAGGAGGGGCAGTCCGTCTTCCGCTGGGCCACCACCGCGCTCGCCCCGCTCGCCCTGAAGGCGTGCGAACGGGCCGGCGTCGCCCCGTCGGAGATCGCCGCGTTCGTGCCGCACCAGGCCAACCTGCGGATCATCGAGGGCATCGCGAAGCGGCTCGACATGCCGCAGGCGGTCATCGCCAAGGACATCGTCGAGTCCGGCAACACCTCGGCGGCGAGCGTGCCGCTGGCCCTCTCCAAGCTCGTCGAACGCCGGGAGGTGCCCTCCGGCGCCCCCGTACTGCTGTTCGGCTTCGGCGGCGGCCTCACCTACGCCGGGCAGGTCGTCCGGTGCCCCTGACCGGGTGCCCCGGGCCCGGGGCGGCGCACCCGCCGGCCCCGGCCCAGCAACGTCCACCGGTCGAACGCTGACCAGCGGCGGCGGACCGATCCGCCACCGCAGACATCCATCCATGGAGAGGAAAGAACCACAATGACCCGTGACGAGATCACCGCCGGCCTCGCCGAGATCCTCGAAGAGGTCGCCGGGGTGAGCCCGGACGACGTCGCCGAGGAGAAGTCGTTCACCGACGACCTCGACGTCGACTCGCTCTCCATGGTCGAGGTCGTGGTGGCCGCCGAGGAGAAGTTCGGCGTCAAGATCCCGGACAACGACGTCCAGAACCTCAAGACCGTCGGCGACGCCGTCGCCTACATCGAGGCACAGTCCTGATCATGAGTCGTCCCGACGTCGTCGTCACCGGGCTCGGCGCGACGACCCCGCTCGGCGGGGACGTCGCGTCGACCTGGGAAGCCATGCTGGCAGGCCGCTCCGGGGTGGGTCCACTCACCCAGGAGTGGGCCGGGCAGCTTCCGGTACGCATCGCCGCCCAGCTCGCGGTCGAACCGACCGAGAAACTGGACCGGGTCAAGCTGCGTCGGCTCGACCGGTCGGAGGCGATCGCCCTGATCGCCGCACACGAGGCGTGGGCCGACGCCGGCCTCGCCGACTCCCCGCCGGACCCGGAGCGTCTCGCGGTGAGCGTCGGCTCCGGCATCGGCGGCGCGCAGACCCTGCTCGCCCAGGACGACATCCTGGAGGCGTCCGGGCCACGGCGGGTCTCCCCGCACACGGTCCCGATGCTGATGCCGAACGGTCCGGCCGCCTGGGTCGGGCTGGAGCTGGGTGCGCAGGCGGGGGTGCACTCGGTGGCCAGTGCCTGCGCCACCGGGGCCGAGGCGATCGCGCTCGGCCTCGACATGATCCGCTCCGGGCGCGCCGACGTGGTGCTGGCCGGCGGTACCGAGGCGGTGGTACACCCGCTGCCGATCGCCGGGTTCGCCTCGATGCGGGCGATGTCGACCCGCAACGACGACCCGGAGCGCGCGTCCCGCCCCTGGGACAAGGGCCGGGACGGCTTCGTACTCGGTGAGGGGTCCGGCGCGGTGGTGCTGGAGCGGGCCGACCACGCCGCCGCGCGCGGTGCCCGGGTCTACGCCCGGCTGGCCGGCGCCGCGCTCACCTCCGACGGCTACGACATCGTGCAGCCGCACCCGGAGGGACGGGGCGTGATCCGGGCGATCAACATGGCGATCGCCGACGCCGGCATCGACCGTTCCGACATCGTGCACGTCAACGCGCACGCCACCTCCACCCCGGTCGGTGACATCGCCGAGATCGTCGCGCTGCGCTCCGCGCTCGGTACCCACCCGGTGCTGACCGCCACCAAGTCGATGACCGGGCACCTGCTGGGGGCCGCCGGCGCGCTGGAGTCGATCGCCACCATCCTCTCCATCCGGGACGGGGTGATCCCGCCGACGATCAACCTCGACGACCCCGACGACGCCCTCGACCTGGACGTCGCCGCGCACAAGCCCCGGCACATGGACATCCCGGCGGCCCTGAACAACGGGTTCGGGTTCGGCGGTCACAACGCGGTCCTCGTCTTCGCCCGGGCCTGACCGTCCGCCCGACCTCCGGTACGGCGGGCGGTGGTAGATTCTCGGGCGTTCCGGCGCCCGCCGCGCCATCGGGCGCGGCGGGCGGGACTCCCACCGGACGGCGAGCCGAGGAGAGGCGCGGATGCTGGCGGCGTTGAAGGGGTTGCTCGGGCACGAGGCGCTCTACGTGGCCCTACAGAAGGGCCTGGGCGCGGACCGGCTCCGCTACCGCTGCCTGGACGAGCTGGCCCTGGTCGACGGCGACACCATCATCGACGTCGGCTGCGGCCCGGCCTACTACTTCGGGCGGCTGCCGAAGGTCCGCTACTACGGCTTCGACACCAGCGAGAAATACATCGCGCACGCCCGCAGGCGCTGGGGTGGTGACCAGGTCGAGTTCCGCTGCGAGGTCTTCGGCGAGCAGCACCTGGCCCAGATCCCGCCGGCCAACGCGATCCTGCTGCTCGGGCTGCTGCACCACCTCTCCGACGACGAGTGCCGGCACCTGTTGCGGGTCTGCGCCAAGGCGCTCGCCCCGGGCGGCCGGGTGATCGCCGTCGACCCCACCCTGGTGCCGGGGCAGCATCCGATCTCGCGGTGGATGTCGAAGAACGACCGGGGCGAGTACGTCCGCACCCCGGAGGCGTTCGTGGCGCTCGGCCGGGAGACCTTCGCGGACGTCGACGGCGAGGTCGTGGACGACGCCACCCGGATACCGACCAGCCACTGGATGATGCGGATGCGGACCCCGGCGCTCGTCCCCGACGCCGGCTGACGGCCCCGCGATGACCATCCCGCTGAGCAACTGGGCCGGCAACGTCGACTTCCGGGCCCGCCGGCTGCACCGGCCGACCTCCCTGGCCGAGCTGCGATCGCTGGTCGCCGGCAGCGACCGGATCCGCGCCCTCGGCACCGCGCACTCCTTCAACCGGATCGCCGACACCACCGGTGACCTCGTCTCGGTCGCCGGCCTGCCGCCGGTGCTGGAGATCGACCGGGCGGCCGGCACCGTCACCGTCTCGGCGGCGCTGCGCTACGGCGACCTCGTCGGCGAGCTGGACCGGGCCGGCCTCGCGCTGCACAACCTCGGCTCGCTGCCGCACATCTCGGTGGCCGGTGCCTGCGCCACCGGCACGCACGGCTCCGGGCCGGGCAACGGCAACCTGGCCACCGCCGTCGCCGCGCTGGAGCTGGTCACCGCCGACGGCGAGCTGCTGACGCTGCGCCGGGGCGACGACGACTTCCTCGGCGCCGTGGTCGGGCTCGGCGCGCTCGGCGTGGTCACCCGGCTCACCCTCGATCTCGTCCCCGCCTTCGAGATCGCCCAGTACGTCTACGACGACCTCCCCCGCGAGCAGCTCGACGCGCATTCCGCCGAGATCCTCGGCGGCGGCTACAGCGTCAGCCTCTTCACCGACTGGACCGGTCCCCGGATCAACCAGGTCTGGGTGAAACGGCGGACGGATGTCGACGGCGGCGCCGCCGAGCCGCACTGGTACGGCGGCACGCTGGCGGCCGAGCCCCGGCACCCGGTGCCCGGGATGTCGGCGGTGCACTGCACCGAGCAGCTCGGCGTGCCGGGGCCGTGGCACGCCCGGCTGCCACACTTCCGGCTCGAGTTCACCCCGAGCAGTGGTGAGGAACTCCAGTCCGAATACTTCGTGCCGCGCGAACACCTCGGCGCGGCGATGGCCGCGCTGGACGGCATCGCCGACCGGATCGCCGCCGTGCTCCAGATCTCGGAGATCCGCACCATCGCCGCCGACGAGCTGTGGCTGAGCCCGAGCCACCGGCGGGACAGCGCCGCGCTGCACTTCACCTGGGTCAAGGAGACCGAGGCGGTGCTTCCGGTGCTGGCGGCGGTCGAGGAGCGGCTCGCGCCGTACGCGCCCCGCCCGCACTGGGGCAAGCTCTTCGGCACCCCGCCCGAGCAGCTCCGCGACCGCTACGACCGGTACGCCGACTTCGCCAAGCTGATCCGCCGGTACGACCCGAGCGGCAAGTTCCGCAACGAGATGCTGGACCGCTACTTTCCGGCCGCCGGCTGACCCCGGGCGCCGCACAGCTCAGCCGAGCAGCTGGTAGACCGCCATCCGGTCGTTCTCGTAGC from Plantactinospora sp. BC1 carries:
- a CDS encoding D-arabinono-1,4-lactone oxidase; the encoded protein is MTIPLSNWAGNVDFRARRLHRPTSLAELRSLVAGSDRIRALGTAHSFNRIADTTGDLVSVAGLPPVLEIDRAAGTVTVSAALRYGDLVGELDRAGLALHNLGSLPHISVAGACATGTHGSGPGNGNLATAVAALELVTADGELLTLRRGDDDFLGAVVGLGALGVVTRLTLDLVPAFEIAQYVYDDLPREQLDAHSAEILGGGYSVSLFTDWTGPRINQVWVKRRTDVDGGAAEPHWYGGTLAAEPRHPVPGMSAVHCTEQLGVPGPWHARLPHFRLEFTPSSGEELQSEYFVPREHLGAAMAALDGIADRIAAVLQISEIRTIAADELWLSPSHRRDSAALHFTWVKETEAVLPVLAAVEERLAPYAPRPHWGKLFGTPPEQLRDRYDRYADFAKLIRRYDPSGKFRNEMLDRYFPAAG
- a CDS encoding sensor histidine kinase, giving the protein MTARLRLERGSLSRDIALASASLAGGLLMMALGVYHPLNPGLLDASPGLTVGTLAVTCLAVALRRVATRLGLALGTVAVVVDLLHGPSLGTTLVYTQVLFDSCVYGSARLWRRLLQVNLALTGLAALVGVLLATPAWQGIGLAIPVVLIGVLPVVSGIGVRQYRDQAAAERARAEQTARLAELDRRQAVAAERSRMARELHDVVANHLSAVAIHATAALSVSGLDRAQLDQALRVIRENSVQGLAEMRQMIGLLREPADPGSVPTGAEPAPPSRDPGRPAASDGGGSSASGARSGAGAESTGAPARGGLPGTEPARLGTGDGPVRARLAEVDRLVGQARDAGLPVRFETTGEARPLPVGVDLAAYRIVQESLTNALKHGAGQTILTICHERRSVNLTIVNPLARSGEPRGAGAAAGAGLPGAGAGLIGMRERAALLGGRFEAGPRGANWRVHAELPNADFPGPPAPPTGTPGAGDADGETGRPAAAPTVRP
- a CDS encoding acyl carrier protein, with the protein product MTRDEITAGLAEILEEVAGVSPDDVAEEKSFTDDLDVDSLSMVEVVVAAEEKFGVKIPDNDVQNLKTVGDAVAYIEAQS
- the fabF gene encoding beta-ketoacyl-ACP synthase II, producing MSRPDVVVTGLGATTPLGGDVASTWEAMLAGRSGVGPLTQEWAGQLPVRIAAQLAVEPTEKLDRVKLRRLDRSEAIALIAAHEAWADAGLADSPPDPERLAVSVGSGIGGAQTLLAQDDILEASGPRRVSPHTVPMLMPNGPAAWVGLELGAQAGVHSVASACATGAEAIALGLDMIRSGRADVVLAGGTEAVVHPLPIAGFASMRAMSTRNDDPERASRPWDKGRDGFVLGEGSGAVVLERADHAAARGARVYARLAGAALTSDGYDIVQPHPEGRGVIRAINMAIADAGIDRSDIVHVNAHATSTPVGDIAEIVALRSALGTHPVLTATKSMTGHLLGAAGALESIATILSIRDGVIPPTINLDDPDDALDLDVAAHKPRHMDIPAALNNGFGFGGHNAVLVFARA
- a CDS encoding beta-ketoacyl-ACP synthase III, which encodes MIALGHYQPSRVLSNDDLAQIVDTNDTWIRDRVGIATRRIADTETVADMAAAAADKALANSGLAASDIDLVVVATCSAVDRSPNTACRVAAKLGIDAPGAFDINTACSGFSYALGTVDHALRAGASRNAIVIGAEKLSDFVDWTDRSTCILFGDAAGAAVLTATGEGEPDGIGPVVWGSVPERSDAVRIEGWRPYIQQEGQSVFRWATTALAPLALKACERAGVAPSEIAAFVPHQANLRIIEGIAKRLDMPQAVIAKDIVESGNTSAASVPLALSKLVERREVPSGAPVLLFGFGGGLTYAGQVVRCP
- a CDS encoding CdaR family transcriptional regulator, producing MASEAGDGELAATLRRIERAAGTLASASVTRMDETLPWFRDLPAEQRSWVMLVAQAGVRSLVEWLRSRPAADGPGGADALADSPDEVFAAAPRALARSISLQQTVALIKVTIDVVEEQVPHLAAPGEERLLHEAVLKFSREIAFAAARVYARAAESRGSWDARLQALLVDALLRGDSPDVLASRAAALGWTDAPPVAVAVGRSPGGEVAAVLHTIYRVTRRLGLEMIGGVHGDRLVLVLGGATDPLAATAKMLAGFGPGPVVVGPAVPSLDAATDSARAALAGFRAAPAWPAAPRPVAAADLLPERALAGDPEARRALRQDVYAALVRAGGELLETLDAFFAAGGVLESAARTLFVHPNTVRYRLRRVADVTGFSPLTARDAFALRMALTIGRLDPAAPVGPGAGH
- a CDS encoding acyltransferase domain-containing protein; this translates as MLAVLSPGQGSQKPGFLTPWLDLPGTEARLRWWSALAGVDLVRLGTEGDAEEIRDTARTQPLLVAAALLAAEQLPMHDVSVTAGHSVGELAAAALAGVLSPEAAVTLAGVRGREMAAACALEPTGMSAVMGGDPEEVLEALAAHELHPANFNGAGQLVVAGAVDRLAKFAANPPAGTKVIALKVAGAFHTPYMAPAERALAAVAAGIVPADPTRILLSNADGAAVGHGREMRQRLVRQVTAPVRWDLCVRRLVDLGVTAVIELPPAGTLAGLIKRELKGTGQVPEIVTLNTPGDLAAARDLIARHGTPSRPAPAARSRVVVAGTAGTFAPVEDLAEGAAIESGQVVGHVTTRQGAVEVTAHGSGVLTEWLAHHDDPVAPGQPLARIGGQLS
- a CDS encoding response regulator transcription factor, encoding MIRVVVADDQDAVRAGLVLILAGTPGLEVVGEAADGEEAVALCRRLRPDVAVLDVRMPRLDGVSATGEIVAERLADVLVLTTFDLDEYVFGALRAGASGFLLKDTDATGLVDAVRTVARGEGIIAPAVTRRLISAFAAAVPATPATARAALADLTPRERDVLACLGLGLSNQQIAERLTMAESTTKTHVSRILGKLGLRSRVQAAILAQELALPPPP
- a CDS encoding phosphatase PAP2 family protein; its protein translation is MVARPPLVVPLLALAGFLALLALTVAGWAPLDRFDAAVSDAFRGYGDASPRTVDVLRIATDVAATVPFLVAGLAVTVGLAARGGRRPAAFCALVTVLIPVLWGLMHWLVYHPRPENGFVVITSNGFPSGHTSNAAAAALVAVLLLWSRLGKPGRALTVGLAVAFAAFVGLTRVALLAHWPTDVLGGWLLALAVVPLAARAVRRPAGTPQLREASPDRAVR
- a CDS encoding cyclopropane-fatty-acyl-phospholipid synthase family protein, with the translated sequence MLAALKGLLGHEALYVALQKGLGADRLRYRCLDELALVDGDTIIDVGCGPAYYFGRLPKVRYYGFDTSEKYIAHARRRWGGDQVEFRCEVFGEQHLAQIPPANAILLLGLLHHLSDDECRHLLRVCAKALAPGGRVIAVDPTLVPGQHPISRWMSKNDRGEYVRTPEAFVALGRETFADVDGEVVDDATRIPTSHWMMRMRTPALVPDAG